Part of the Deltaproteobacteria bacterium genome, GCTCGAATGGGACCGCAGAACACCCTGGACTGTCCGGGGGCTCTTTCGGTTCGGACCCGCGGTTCATGGGATAGTCGCCACGATCTATCTCTTCCCCAGATAGGCAAGCAGGGCCTCATAGGAAAGGCTGTTGAGAAGGTTCCCTTTTTCGAGCCAGCCTCTGCGGGCGACGGCGAGACCGAAGTCGAGATACTCCATCTGATCGAGGATGTGAGCGTCTGTGCCTATACCCAAAAGAATCCCTCTGTCTTTGGCCGAGCGGCTGTAGATATCGTTTAAATCCAGCCTCTTGGGAAAGGCATTGATCTCCAGGTAGGTCCCCGTTTCTCTGGCCGAATCGAGAAGGCGTTCCACATCGACCTGGTAGGCCTCTCTCTCCCCGAAAACCCTTCCGGTGGGATGGGCGATCCCGTGAACGTAGGGGTTCTCCATTGCCGAGATCAGCCTCCTGGTGATTGTCTCTCTGTCCTGTTTGAAACCGCTGTGAATGGCGGCTATCACGAGATCCAGCTCGGCCAGGATCCCATCAGGGTAGTCGAGGCGGCCGTCTGCCAGAATGTCGACCTCTGTGCCGCAAAGCAACTTGATGTCTCCATTCTCCTCATTCAGGCGCCGCACCTCCTCGATCTTCCGTCTAAGATCGTCCTCGGCCGTCCCGCGGGCAATCTTGAGGGAAGGGGAATGGTCACAGATTCCAACCCACCTGAGTCCCATCTTCCGAGCCTTCTCGACTATCTGGCCCAATGTGGCGGCCCCGTCGCTGTAAGTGGAATGGACGTGCAGATCTCCCTGTATATCAGCCCGCTCAACCAGACGGGGAAGCTTCCCCTGCTGGGCAGCCTCGATCTCGCCTCGATCCTCCCTCAGCTCTGGTGGAATATAGGGGAGATCGACGGCTCTGTACACCTCCTGTTCTTCTCTCCCCCCGATCCATTCGCCCCCTCGAAACACGCCGTACTCGTTGACCTTGAGGCCCTTCCGCACAGCCAAATCTCTTACTCGAATGTTGTGGGCCTTGGATCCTGTGAAGTAACACAGCGCTGCACCGAAGCAGCGCGGTTCAACTACCCTGAGATCGACCTGGATGCCGTCACGGGTTCTAACACTTGACTTTGTCGTACCCTTTGCAAGCACCTCACCCACATGGGGGAGTCTCACAAAGCCCTCCATCACCTTTGCAGGATCAGGCGAAACAACCAGCAGGTCTATGTCACGAATCGTTTCTCTCCGCCTTCGCACACTCCCGGCCACGGTAATCCTTTCCACAGGAGTGGAGTCCAGGAGCTCTCTGATCATCTCCTCGGACAGGGGCGCTGCTCTGCCCAGGGGAATCCTCTCCTGTCCCTTTTTCAGAATCTCAATACCCCTGAGTATGTTCTCTTCCGTCCTTGCCTTGATTCCCGGAAGTCCCTGGAGCTTGTGTTCCCGAGCCATCCTTTCCAGCTCGTCGATATCTTTGATACCCAGTTCCTCGAAGAGCAGCTTGGCCGTCTTGGGCCCCAAACCCGGAACCGAAAGGAAAGCCACCAGACTCGGGGGGATCTCTTTCTTCAGGTCTTCGAGCTGTTTGAGACTCCCTGTTTCGAGGATCTCCCTGATCTTGTTCGCCATATCCTTGCCTATCCCGGGCAGTTTCTCCAACTCGCCCCTCTTCGCCACCTCCTCCATGTCCTGGGCGAAATTCTCGATATTCTGGGCTGCCTTCTGGTACGCCCGGATGCGAAAGGGGTTCTCTCCCTTTATCTCGAAAATCGCCGAAACCTCTCTCAGCATTCTGGCAATTTCCTGGTTTGTCATCGATCCCCCCTGTTAAACCAAACTCTCCGTCATGGCACGCTCCATCGAGACGTGCACAACCCCCGCCGGAAAGGGGAGTCCGAAACGTGCCACATGGCCCGGGACTCCCTTTTGCGAGAAGCGTCACGCCACCTACCAGTTCCTCCTTACCCCCTCGCCCATCAAGACGTCGTAGAGAGGCGGCTGAACCTTGAACCGGTGCATAACCATAAGCTTGTATCGGTCGCTCAACAACGAGAAATAGTCACTGTTTCTCTTCGTGTTGCCTGCAAGAGGCCGACCCGACCTCTCCTCGACAGGATATCTCCTGTCTGCCTCCCGTCCGGCACGTTCCTCGGCCCTGAGTAAGGCCCCGAAGATCTTACGCCGCAAGGACACCACCTTTGGAATGGAAACCGAATAGGCGACGACCTCGGCCAGGGATCGATGAACGTATCTGTGCCGCATGGAGAACATTCTCACTCTGTACCATCTCCCCTCCTTGCCCAAAAGCTCAAAGACATCACCTTTTCGGGCCTTTGCAACGACCGGGAAGGATGTGCTCGGGCCCGCCCGAATATTGACCCTGTTTCCCGTGATTCTGACGTACTTCGCCTGAGCGAGAACGTGGGACGTGACGAACAGGCCCCAAGCCAGAAAGACTATCCATGGAACCGATCGGCGCAGATACATCCTTTCTCCCCTCCCAGCCTACCAGAAAAGAACAAAATCCGTCAATTCCCCCCAGGGATCCCGATCCACCATCTGTCCTGAGTCAGTCCAACTCAGACCATCGGGCTGTTGTGTCACCGCCCCGCTTTGATCGAGGACAAGCCTGCTAAACGAATAGTTGATTCATCGGGTAATGGAAAACCACTTCACCGCCGGAACCTGAAAGCAGAGGGACAAGGGGTGTTCTCTCGGATAAAGAGAAGAGAGCGCAGGGCAGGCGATTCGCAGGGTCTTTTGATCGAAAAGCAAGGAAGCCCCAGGGGCATCCGATGTGGAGTTTCCTGACTTTTGGAGAACACCCTTGCCTCCGAGCGACATTGCGGAAGCGGTGGGGTACCCA contains:
- a CDS encoding SH3 domain-containing protein → MYLRRSVPWIVFLAWGLFVTSHVLAQAKYVRITGNRVNIRAGPSTSFPVVAKARKGDVFELLGKEGRWYRVRMFSMRHRYVHRSLAEVVAYSVSIPKVVSLRRKIFGALLRAEERAGREADRRYPVEERSGRPLAGNTKRNSDYFSLLSDRYKLMVMHRFKVQPPLYDVLMGEGVRRNW
- the polX gene encoding DNA polymerase/3'-5' exonuclease PolX, whose translation is MTNQEIARMLREVSAIFEIKGENPFRIRAYQKAAQNIENFAQDMEEVAKRGELEKLPGIGKDMANKIREILETGSLKQLEDLKKEIPPSLVAFLSVPGLGPKTAKLLFEELGIKDIDELERMAREHKLQGLPGIKARTEENILRGIEILKKGQERIPLGRAAPLSEEMIRELLDSTPVERITVAGSVRRRRETIRDIDLLVVSPDPAKVMEGFVRLPHVGEVLAKGTTKSSVRTRDGIQVDLRVVEPRCFGAALCYFTGSKAHNIRVRDLAVRKGLKVNEYGVFRGGEWIGGREEQEVYRAVDLPYIPPELREDRGEIEAAQQGKLPRLVERADIQGDLHVHSTYSDGAATLGQIVEKARKMGLRWVGICDHSPSLKIARGTAEDDLRRKIEEVRRLNEENGDIKLLCGTEVDILADGRLDYPDGILAELDLVIAAIHSGFKQDRETITRRLISAMENPYVHGIAHPTGRVFGEREAYQVDVERLLDSARETGTYLEINAFPKRLDLNDIYSRSAKDRGILLGIGTDAHILDQMEYLDFGLAVARRGWLEKGNLLNSLSYEALLAYLGKR